The following DNA comes from Streptomyces pristinaespiralis.
GCCACCTGGATGGCGTTGAGCGCGGCGCCGACGCGGAGGTTGTCGGAGACCAGCCAGAGCCAGAAGCCGCGCGGATTGTCCGGGGACACCCGGATCCGGCCGACGTGCACGTGGTCGGGGTGCCCGGCCCTCAGCGGGGTCGGGAAGGCGGCCGGGTTCTCCGCGTCGTGCACGGTGACCTCGGGCAGCGCGGCCAGCAGGCCGACGAGTTCCTTGCGGTCGACCGGCGCGCCCGCCTCCACCCAGACCGCCTCCGAGTGGGAGTTGACCACGGGCACGCGGACGCAGGTGGCGGTGAGGTCCAGATGGGGCCTGTCGAGGATCTTCCGCGACTCCTGGAGCATCTTCTGCTCCTCCAGGGTGAACCCGGTGTCCAGGAGCCGGTCGATGGAGGGGACCACGTTGAAGGCGAGCGGCGGCTTGAAGCGCTCGGCCGGCAGCTCGGCGTCCGGGTCGCGCAGCGCCAGTTCGGTGCCCTCCAGCAGCTCCTCGATGCCGTGGTGGCCCTGGCCGGAGGCGGCCTGGTAGGTGCTGGCCACCACCTGGCGGATGCCCCAGCGGTGCTCGACCGGTTGCAGCACGCGCACCAGCGGGATGGTGGAGCAGTTGGGGTTGGCGACGATGCCGCTCAGCGGACGCCGTTCCAGCACATGGGCGTTGACCTGCGGGACCACCAGGGGGGTGTCCGGGTCCATGCGGAAGGCGTTGGTGTTGTCGATCACGAGCGTGCCCTTGGCGGCCGCGACGGGCACCCACTCGGTGCTGACCGGGGTGCCGGCGGAGAAGAAGGCGATGTCGGCCCGGCCGAAGTCGAAGTCCTCCAGGTCCTGGACGGCGTACGGCCGGCCGTCCACCATCAGCTCCCGTCCGGCGCTGCGGGCCGAGGCCACCAGATGCATCTCGCGGTAGTGCAGCCCCCTCTCCTCGATCAGCTCGATGAGGGTGTTGCCCACCACTCCCGTCGCACCGACGATGGCGATGCGTGGGGCTGCTGGGTCGGTGACGAGCGTCATCAGACTTCTCCGATCTGTACGGGTCCGGCTGCGGGTGCCAGAGCTGCTGGTACGGCTTCCAGGACGGGGCCTGTGGGGCCGCACACCCGTGACGGCGGCGTCATCGACGCACCGCCTCTGCCTTCGGCGGGGCGGTGGGGCCGGCTTCCCCGGCCGTCCGGCGGCGCCCGCCGGGCGGCAGGGGCAGCCGGCCGAGGTTCACGGCGAGGGCCGCCGCGGCGATCAGCACGACGCCGAGGGCCTGGAGGGCGTCGATGCGGTGCCCGTAGACGGTGAGGTCCACGAGGATGGCCACCGCCGGATACACGAAGGACAGCACCGCGATCCGGTCGGTGGCCAGCTTCTGGTACGAGGAGTACAGAAGGATGTACATCACGCAGGTGTGGATCACGCCGAGGCCGACGAGCCAGCCCCAGCGGGCGTCGAGACCCGCGGTGTCGCCGAGCCGTGTGAACGGCAGCAGCAGCGGGATGCCGACCAGCACCTGGACGAGAGCGGTGACTTCGGGGCGCAGCGTGGTCAGCCGTTTGGCGATGACCGTGGCGAAGGCGTAGAAGAGGGCCGCCACCAGAGCCTCGCCGACGCCCAGCAGATAGCCCTCGCTGCCGCCGAGGTCGGCGCCGGGCAGGTCCGCCACGAGCACCACGCCGGCGAAGGCGGCGGCGATCCAGCCGGCGCGGTACCGGTCGAGCCGTTCCTTGAAGAGGAGCGCTCCCAGCAGCACCACGTAGAACGGCTGGGTGTGGTAGACGACGGTGGCCACGGATATCGACGTACGGCTGTACGCGTCGAACAGCAGCACCCAGTTGAAGACGATGAACACGCCGCCGAGCGCCGCGAGCGCGAGGGTGCCCCGGGTCAGCCGGGTGTTCTTCAGGTAGCCGCGGAAGAGGCAGTACGCGGCCAGGGCGAGGGCTCCGAAGAGGCAGCGGAAGAACACCACGTTGAAGGAGGAGGCGCCGGACTCCAGGACGAACACACCCAGCGTCCCCGACAGCCCCATGGCCGCGATGAGCTGGACGGCGCCTCTGCGCTGCCGGGCTGCGGCCGTCACGGCCTCGTTGGTCATACGCCTCGACTCCCTCTCGGTGACGTTCGGATCGGTGCGGGCGGGTCAGGGATCTCGGGGATCAGGGCGGGGGTCTGCGGGCGGGTCGGGACGGGATCAGTGCAGCGGGACGGCGTAGTGCAGGCCGCCCGCCGTCCACAGCTCGTTCACCCCCCTGGGCACGTCGAGACCGGACGCGGCGCCCAGGTTCCTTTCGTAGACGTCGCCGTAGGTCCCGACCGCGGACAGGACCCTGTCGGCCCACTTCTCGTCCAGCCCGGCCGACGGCCCGTGGGGGCCCGCCAGACGGGCCGCGGCCTCCGGGCCCTCGTGCTCGGCGGCCACCAGCAGTTGGAGCACCCACCGGACCAGCCGGAACCAGTGCGGGTCGGCCTCGTGGACCGCCGCGGCCATGGGCTCCCGGGAGATCGACACCGGGAGGATCCGGTGGTCCTGCGGCCGTGGCAGACAGGCCCGGGCACCGGCCAGCGCCGTACGGTCCAGCACATAGGCGGCGCAGTCCCCACAGGCGTAGGCGGCCAGCGCGTCGGCCGGGTCGTCGAAGCCGACAGGCTCGACCTCGAGGCCCAGCGGGCCGTACCACGACTCGAGGTTGACCACGGTGGTACAGCCGTTGTGGACGGCGAGACGCCGGCCGGCGAGGTCGGCCGGATCGGCCAGCCCGTCGGCGGCACGCACGAGGAAGCCCTCGCCGTCGTAGCAGGTGATGCCGGCGAAGAGCACCGCGCCCGTGGCCTCACGGCCCATCGTCCAGGTCAGGTTGCACACCGTGAGATCGGCCCGGCCCGACTCCAGGGTGCGCAGCCGGTCGGTGGCGCGTACCGGGACCCAGTCGATCGCCTCGGCGTCCTCGAGGGCGGCCGCGGCGACGGCCCGGGCGATGTCCGTGTCGAGCCCCGTCCACCGCCCGGCGGGCGTGCGCAGCGACAGGCCGCGGACGCCCTGGGACACGGCGACGCGCACTGCCCCGCGGACCTTGGCGGACCGGAGGGTGGCGGTGGTGGCCGGGCGGTTCATGCGGGGCTCCCGAGCGGTTCGCGTTCCGGACTGTCGAAGCGGCGCCGGTTGAAGGTGAGCAGCTCGGTGAGCCGCCGTGCGGTGAGGGGACCGCTGTCCCGGACGGCCGTCACGGGCATACCGCCCGCGTCGCTCCAGCGGAGCATGGACCGTGCGTCGATGGTGGTCCGCGCGCGGTTGGCGTTGTCGGGGTGGAGGCAGAAGGGCACATCGAGCAGGCCCCGGGCGAAGGCCGCGACGAGGCATCGGCCGATGCTGCCGCCCAGTTCGAGGGTGGCGTCGACGAGTGCCCTCGCCTCTTCGTACAGGCCCGTGGACGTGGGCTCCGGCCCGCCGTTCGCGTCGGTGGCGTCCGCCACGGAGCGGGCGAACGCGATCGCCGCCGCGTTCTCCTCGATCGTGGGGATGCGGTGCGCCTCGGCCGGAGTCTTGACGATCAACCGGTCCGCGCCGCCCTGCACGGCGAGCGGCACGCTCTCCGCGAGCAGCCGGCGGCTGCCGTCGGCGGTGCGGGGGAAGACGCCCATGAACGTGTAGAGGACGATGTGGTGGCCGGTGCCGGCCAGCCGCTCGTCGGCGAGGCGCCGTAACGCCGCCAGGGCCTCCCGGTCCTGCCCCGGGTGCACCTGCTGGGCGTAGCTGAGGGAGACGCCCATGAGACCGTGCTCCTGGAAGAACATCGCCTCCAGCACCCCGAGGGCGACCAGCAGGGACGGCGGGCACAACTGGCCCAGCATGCAGCCGCCGAACGTCTCCACGTGCATCGGAACCGGCTGCCTCGCGAGCAGTTCGCAGCCGGCGCTCCATTCGCGCACGGCCTGACCGAGCGGGACCCGGCTGTAGGGCAGGCAGTACGAGACGGGCCCGCCCTCCGTGGCGTCGACGCCGGCCCGGACCATGGCGTCGAGCACCCGCAGGGGCCGGGGGGTGCCGTGGCGGACCTGGACCGGGAACGCGGGCGAGGACGTCTCCTCCAGCAGGGAACGCACCGCGGGCACTCCGTGGGCGATGAGCGGGAATCCGTTGAGGCTCTCGGGGTGTTCGCGAAGGGCGCGGCGCGCGGCCGTGAAGTCGTGACAGCGGGTGTAGCTGTCGAGCGTGACGGTGCCGGCCGTAAAGGGGCCGGCGTCCCGCACGGCGCGCAGTCCGGCGCGCATGCGGTCGAGTTCACCGAAGCCCATCCGGGACTGGATGACGAGGTGTCCCGCGCGTCGGGCGTGGCGCACCATGCCGGTGAACCGGTCGGTCTCCATCACGCCGCCCCCGCCGGAACGGCGAGCCGGGGCGCGGGGAACGCCGTCACGGGACCGGGCACGGGGAACGCCGTCACGGGGCCGACCGCCGCGGGAGCGGGCACGGGGCGGATCGGCGTGAGGCCGGAGCGGTGCCGGTGGGCGACGACGCCGCCGAGGAAGTCGTCGAAGCGCGCCAGGGCCGCGTCGGGTCCGCCCGCGGCCGCGTCGTCGAACACCGCGTCGTAACCGGCCGCCGTCAGCAGCGCGGTGGCCTCCGCGTGGTCGCGGTCGTCGACGGCGAGTTTCCCGCCGATGACGACGGGCAGGGCGGCGAGTTCGGGGGTGGCGCGCAGAGCGCGGACGAGGCGCAGTCCGTCCAGCCGGCCGTGTCCGTTGACGCTGCTGATGACGAGCAGGTCCGGCCGCCGGCTGCGGCATGCCGCGATGATCGTCGCGTCGGGCGTCACATTGCCCAGGTTCGAGACGTCGTGGCCGCGTTCCTCCAGCAGCAACTGAAGGAAGACAAGGTTCCACATATGGGCGTCGGAGGACAGGCCGGAAACAACGACTCTCAGTCCCGGAGCAGAAGCGGTGCCGTTCATTCGTTCCCCCGGAGAGAAAAGGAGTTACGTCATGGAAACTATCCATGGGCCGGCGCCGCCCGGTCCAGCGGCGCAGGTCGGCATTCCTGATAGGAAGGATCAGGAATTCCTATCCCTCGGTGTCCGGCTCCCGGCCGTCGCCCGTGAGGCCAAGTCTGGCCGCTGCCATGCCCAGTTGGAAACGGGTGTCCACCTGGAGCTTTTCGCACATTCCGGCGAGGTAACGGCTCAGCGTCCGGGTGGAGATACCCAGCCTGCGGGACATGAACTCGTCGGATCTTCCCCGCTCCAGGTGGCGCAGAATTTCCAGTTCCACGTCTTCGAAGACCGTGTCGTCGTGACTTCCGCCGCCGACCGTTCTGGCGTGTTCCCAGATGTGGTCGAAAATCACCGACAGAAAGCCGACCGCGACCGGATCGCGGAGCAGTGCGGCACCGCCCGAGCCCGTGGACACGAACGCGAAGGTGTCGTCGAGCAGGATCATCCTGCCGGGTATCACGGCGGCGGTGCGCACCTGGGCCCCCAGCCGGCCGAGGCGCCTGACGTGCTGCAGTGCCTCGCGCTGCCGGCGAGCGGTGTGCGGCACCACCGTCCGGTACCGCACACCGCGATCGAGGAGTCCGCGGTCGAGGTCCAGGGCGGCGCGCAGCGTCTCGGGGCTGCCCAGTGTGGGGTGGGCGGTGAGCACGCTGCGGCGCACCTGCGCGGACAGGTCGGCGAGCCGGTGCCGTACGGCGTCGCCGTCGGTGAACAGCTCGGTCGTGGTGCCGTCGAGCTCCTGCCGCCGGTGCGCCTCGTACGCCGAGCCCAGCGGCCCCAGTTCACGGCGGGTGGTGTCGATCAGCCGCACCAGTTCGTGCACCCGCGTGTGGCAGGCGGCGGTGAGCGCGGCGGCGGCGACGGCCGGGGAGAGCGCCTCGTGTCGGCCGGGGCCGTCCGGGCGGAGCAGCCGGCGGGCCGTGAGCCGCTTCACGGACTCGGCGACCTGGTCGTGGGAGAGCCCGAGCCGCCGCGCGCTCTCCTCCGCGTCCGGGGACGTCTCCAGCAACTGCCGGTAGACGTCGATGTCCTGGGGCGTGAGTTCGTCCGACGGCACGGCGGTCCCCCGTTCCGGTGTGTGTTTCCCTTCTTCCGGTGTGCTGCTCACAGCGAGAAGTGACGCCCGAGGAAGTCCGTCGCGATGTCGCCCCCGCGGAACTCGGGGTGCCGGAGGATCTCCTGGTGCATCGGTACGGTGGTGTGCACGCCGGGCCCGCGGACGTCGAACTCCGAGAGCGCGCGCAGGGCGCGGTCGATGCAGGTGTCGCGGTCCGGCCCCCACACGATGAGCTTCCCGATCATGGAGTCGTAGTAGGGACTCACCCGCGAACCGGCCACATAGTCGGTGTCGACGCGGACCCAGGGGCCGCCCGGGACCCGGTACTCCTCCAGCAGGCCGGGGGTGGGGACGAATCCCCGTGCGGGGTCCTCGGCGTTGATACGGCACTCGATGGCGTGGCCGCGGATCTCGATGTCCTCCTGCTTGAAGGACAGGGGGCTGCCGGAGGCCACACGCAGCTGTTCGGACACCAGGTCGACCCCGGTGACCAGTTCGGTGACCGGGTGCTCGACCTGGATACGGGCGTTCATCTCCATGAACCAGAAAGCCTCGTCGCCGGCCTCCAGCAGGAACTCCACGGTGCCGGCCCCCCGGTAGCCCACCGCACGGGCCCCCGCCACGGCGGCCTCCCCGAGCCGGTGCCGCAGCTCCGGGGAGACCATCGCGGAGGGCGACTCCTCGATGAGCTTCTGGTGCCTGCGCTGCACCGAGCAGTCGCGTTCGCCGAGATGGACCGCGCCGCCGAAGT
Coding sequences within:
- a CDS encoding helix-turn-helix transcriptional regulator, whose amino-acid sequence is MSSTPEEGKHTPERGTAVPSDELTPQDIDVYRQLLETSPDAEESARRLGLSHDQVAESVKRLTARRLLRPDGPGRHEALSPAVAAAALTAACHTRVHELVRLIDTTRRELGPLGSAYEAHRRQELDGTTTELFTDGDAVRHRLADLSAQVRRSVLTAHPTLGSPETLRAALDLDRGLLDRGVRYRTVVPHTARRQREALQHVRRLGRLGAQVRTAAVIPGRMILLDDTFAFVSTGSGGAALLRDPVAVGFLSVIFDHIWEHARTVGGGSHDDTVFEDVELEILRHLERGRSDEFMSRRLGISTRTLSRYLAGMCEKLQVDTRFQLGMAAARLGLTGDGREPDTEG
- a CDS encoding aspartate-semialdehyde dehydrogenase → MTLVTDPAAPRIAIVGATGVVGNTLIELIEERGLHYREMHLVASARSAGRELMVDGRPYAVQDLEDFDFGRADIAFFSAGTPVSTEWVPVAAAKGTLVIDNTNAFRMDPDTPLVVPQVNAHVLERRPLSGIVANPNCSTIPLVRVLQPVEHRWGIRQVVASTYQAASGQGHHGIEELLEGTELALRDPDAELPAERFKPPLAFNVVPSIDRLLDTGFTLEEQKMLQESRKILDRPHLDLTATCVRVPVVNSHSEAVWVEAGAPVDRKELVGLLAALPEVTVHDAENPAAFPTPLRAGHPDHVHVGRIRVSPDNPRGFWLWLVSDNLRVGAALNAIQVAEHVLRHGFMAGGTR
- a CDS encoding amino acid ABC transporter substrate-binding protein — its product is MNRPATTATLRSAKVRGAVRVAVSQGVRGLSLRTPAGRWTGLDTDIARAVAAAALEDAEAIDWVPVRATDRLRTLESGRADLTVCNLTWTMGREATGAVLFAGITCYDGEGFLVRAADGLADPADLAGRRLAVHNGCTTVVNLESWYGPLGLEVEPVGFDDPADALAAYACGDCAAYVLDRTALAGARACLPRPQDHRILPVSISREPMAAAVHEADPHWFRLVRWVLQLLVAAEHEGPEAAARLAGPHGPSAGLDEKWADRVLSAVGTYGDVYERNLGAASGLDVPRGVNELWTAGGLHYAVPLH
- a CDS encoding methylaspartate mutase, translating into METDRFTGMVRHARRAGHLVIQSRMGFGELDRMRAGLRAVRDAGPFTAGTVTLDSYTRCHDFTAARRALREHPESLNGFPLIAHGVPAVRSLLEETSSPAFPVQVRHGTPRPLRVLDAMVRAGVDATEGGPVSYCLPYSRVPLGQAVREWSAGCELLARQPVPMHVETFGGCMLGQLCPPSLLVALGVLEAMFFQEHGLMGVSLSYAQQVHPGQDREALAALRRLADERLAGTGHHIVLYTFMGVFPRTADGSRRLLAESVPLAVQGGADRLIVKTPAEAHRIPTIEENAAAIAFARSVADATDANGGPEPTSTGLYEEARALVDATLELGGSIGRCLVAAFARGLLDVPFCLHPDNANRARTTIDARSMLRWSDAGGMPVTAVRDSGPLTARRLTELLTFNRRRFDSPEREPLGSPA
- the accC gene encoding acetyl-CoA carboxylase biotin carboxylase subunit; protein product: MFDKVLIANRGEIALRIIRSCRDLGVRTVAVYSTPDADAQFVKAADEAVHIGPGAPARSYLNIPNIIGAAVRTGAEAIHPGYGFLSEDPYFAEICADDGITFIGPPADVMENVGDKATARRLMTAAGLPLLPGTVEPVDSVDAAVAVAAEIGYPVIIKAVAGGGGRGITVVHDPKDLRDAYTATRASAQAVFKNSAVYMERYLRKTRHIEVQVVCDDFGGAVHLGERDCSVQRRHQKLIEESPSAMVSPELRHRLGEAAVAGARAVGYRGAGTVEFLLEAGDEAFWFMEMNARIQVEHPVTELVTGVDLVSEQLRVASGSPLSFKQEDIEIRGHAIECRINAEDPARGFVPTPGLLEEYRVPGGPWVRVDTDYVAGSRVSPYYDSMIGKLIVWGPDRDTCIDRALRALSEFDVRGPGVHTTVPMHQEILRHPEFRGGDIATDFLGRHFSL
- a CDS encoding DMT family transporter → MTNEAVTAAARQRRGAVQLIAAMGLSGTLGVFVLESGASSFNVVFFRCLFGALALAAYCLFRGYLKNTRLTRGTLALAALGGVFIVFNWVLLFDAYSRTSISVATVVYHTQPFYVVLLGALLFKERLDRYRAGWIAAAFAGVVLVADLPGADLGGSEGYLLGVGEALVAALFYAFATVIAKRLTTLRPEVTALVQVLVGIPLLLPFTRLGDTAGLDARWGWLVGLGVIHTCVMYILLYSSYQKLATDRIAVLSFVYPAVAILVDLTVYGHRIDALQALGVVLIAAAALAVNLGRLPLPPGGRRRTAGEAGPTAPPKAEAVRR
- a CDS encoding cobalamin B12-binding domain-containing protein; the encoded protein is MNGTASAPGLRVVVSGLSSDAHMWNLVFLQLLLEERGHDVSNLGNVTPDATIIAACRSRRPDLLVISSVNGHGRLDGLRLVRALRATPELAALPVVIGGKLAVDDRDHAEATALLTAAGYDAVFDDAAAGGPDAALARFDDFLGGVVAHRHRSGLTPIRPVPAPAAVGPVTAFPVPGPVTAFPAPRLAVPAGAA